In Clarias gariepinus isolate MV-2021 ecotype Netherlands chromosome 21, CGAR_prim_01v2, whole genome shotgun sequence, the sequence ggtagaagcTAGCAAATGCAGAAACCCAAATGtcgccaccgtgaggcgtgaCGGTAAAACCAGTACCGTAACCAAATACATTAACTTCGATAATGACATGCCTATTAATTTTTGGATTTGTGATTCCCTTACTGAACATCATTGTCTCTTTTGTCCTCATCACCCTAAAGGTGAAAAATAACCACATGCTGAAGTCCAATAGGCCATTTAAGATTATGACAGCACTGATAGCTGCTTTCTTCATTTGCTGGATGCCTTTCCATTTtgtttccattttgttaatacAGTAAAGCCAAAATATGCCAGTATTGCCTTGATTGGACAAAAATTTGGACTCATTCTTGCTAGTGCTAAAAGTTTTATTAACCCATTACTTTATGCTTTTATGAGAAAGGACTTGAAGAGGAAATGTTAGGCACTTCTGTCTAAGACTGAAAACAAATTTAAGGAGAAAGCCCAGAGTACAAATAGAGTGACAGATATTACTGGAGACAACATACTTTCAAGAAAAGTTCATATCGGCTTTTTTGATACCACTACTGGATGAAGTTCATAACAGCCAACTCAGTAACAGCAAGCTAAATAATCCAAATGAATAGCatgctgttaaatattagatagTAATATCAGTGCAAAATCATTACCTTGAGAGAGTGTGTTTGGCTATACAGTAGTATTacttttactgcagctaaggaaattatttttttaataattaaatgatgaaATGTCTTCCTGGTTGTAATAAAAAAGAGCTTGCTTGTAGCTGTTCTAACATAAGTGATGACAGAAACATCTTTCAGATGTTCCAcatcattaaatgtaactaaaaa encodes:
- the LOC128509062 gene encoding LOW QUALITY PROTEIN: N-formyl peptide receptor 3-like (The sequence of the model RefSeq protein was modified relative to this genomic sequence to represent the inferred CDS: inserted 1 base in 1 codon; deleted 2 bases in 1 codon; substituted 1 base at 1 genomic stop codon) translates to MVYAFQATALVIIVVFGITGNGLVIWIAGFKIKKTTISYLSLAVSKFLFCAFLPLSQFCEWVKNNHMLKSNRPFKIMTALIAAFFICWMPFHFVSILLIXVKPKYASIALIGQKFGLILASAKSFINPLLYAFMRKDLKRKCXALLSKTENKFKEKAQSTNRVTDITGDNILSRKVHIGFFDTTTG